From Streptomyces sp. TLI_053, a single genomic window includes:
- a CDS encoding sugar ABC transporter ATP-binding protein, protein MGDPTSSRREPSVPGTSATGTPLSGASLSGSSVSGSPVPGPAAPAAAEAAGVTGVAAVTKTFGAVRALGGVTLDFPRGAVTALMGENGAGKSTLLKILTGDHQPTEGRVLLDGRPVDLRSPAQARALGIRIVPQEPEIVPHVSVAENVYAGALPTGRGRRLDRAELRRRITADLERLGFAGVLDPDLLGSRLTPAQRQLVEILRALTGEAKLIAFDEPTSSLSEQEVDALFALIGRLRAQGIAIVYVSHRMQEIFRLADRIAVLRDGELVGVQDARDTGEAELVRQMVGRDLSAMFTRADVATDRVVLETRGLTTDHVRDIDLTVRAGEVVGLAGLIGAGRSELALALAGDLPVRSGSVTLDGRPLPFGHPGRVIRAGLGLAPEERKAQALFLHRSVRDNTSIAVLDRLRRRRFVRRAAERELAAEYTGRLRVRTPSIEHEVRKLSGGNQQKVVLARWLARRPKLLILDEPTRGIDIGAKAEIYRIVADLAEQGVALLVISSDLPEVLGLADRIVVMQGGRVTGELDRADATEEAVLRLAMADDITRTKTPGAAS, encoded by the coding sequence GTGGGTGACCCGACCTCCTCCCGGCGGGAGCCCTCGGTACCGGGGACCTCGGCAACCGGCACCCCGCTGTCCGGGGCCTCGCTGTCCGGCTCCTCGGTATCCGGGTCCCCGGTACCGGGCCCCGCCGCTCCGGCCGCCGCGGAAGCGGCCGGAGTCACCGGCGTCGCGGCCGTCACCAAGACCTTCGGCGCCGTCCGGGCCCTCGGCGGAGTCACCCTCGACTTCCCCCGCGGCGCGGTCACCGCGCTGATGGGCGAGAACGGCGCCGGCAAGTCCACCCTGCTGAAGATCCTCACCGGCGACCACCAGCCCACCGAGGGCCGCGTCCTGCTCGACGGCCGCCCCGTCGACCTGCGCTCCCCGGCCCAGGCCCGCGCGCTCGGCATCCGGATCGTCCCGCAGGAACCCGAGATCGTCCCGCACGTCTCGGTCGCCGAGAACGTCTACGCCGGCGCCCTCCCCACCGGCCGGGGCCGCCGGCTCGACCGGGCCGAGCTGCGCCGCCGGATCACCGCCGACCTGGAGCGGCTCGGCTTCGCCGGGGTGCTCGACCCCGACCTGCTCGGCTCCCGACTCACCCCCGCCCAGCGGCAGTTGGTCGAGATCCTGCGCGCGCTCACCGGCGAGGCCAAGCTGATCGCCTTCGACGAGCCCACCTCCTCGCTGTCCGAGCAGGAGGTGGACGCCCTGTTCGCGCTGATCGGGCGGCTCCGCGCGCAGGGCATCGCGATCGTCTACGTCTCGCACCGGATGCAGGAGATCTTCCGGCTCGCCGACCGGATCGCCGTCCTGCGGGACGGCGAGCTGGTCGGCGTCCAGGACGCCCGCGACACCGGCGAGGCCGAACTCGTCCGGCAGATGGTCGGCCGCGACCTGTCCGCGATGTTCACCCGTGCCGACGTCGCCACCGACCGGGTCGTCCTGGAGACCCGGGGCCTGACCACCGACCACGTCCGCGACATCGACCTGACCGTCCGGGCCGGCGAGGTCGTCGGCCTGGCCGGCCTCATCGGTGCCGGCCGTTCGGAACTCGCCCTCGCACTCGCCGGGGACCTTCCGGTCCGCTCCGGCAGCGTCACCCTCGACGGCAGGCCGCTGCCGTTCGGCCACCCCGGCCGGGTGATCCGCGCCGGCCTCGGCCTCGCCCCCGAGGAACGCAAGGCCCAGGCGCTGTTCCTGCACCGGTCGGTCCGCGACAACACCTCGATCGCGGTGCTGGACCGGCTGCGCCGCCGGCGCTTCGTCAGGCGCGCCGCCGAACGCGAGCTGGCCGCCGAGTACACGGGCCGGCTGCGGGTGCGGACCCCGTCGATCGAGCACGAGGTGCGCAAGCTGTCCGGCGGCAACCAGCAGAAGGTCGTCCTGGCCCGCTGGCTGGCCCGACGCCCCAAGCTGCTGATCCTCGACGAACCCACCCGCGGCATCGACATCGGTGCCAAGGCGGAGATCTACCGGATCGTCGCGGACCTGGCCGAGCAGGGGGTCGCGCTGCTGGTCATCTCCTCCGACCTGCCCGAGGTCCTCGGCCTGGCCGACCGGATCGTGGTCATGCAGGGCGGGCGGGTCACCGGCGAGCTGGATCGCGCCGACGCCACCGAGGAGGCCGTCCTGCGACTCGCGATGGCCGACGACATCACCCGTACGAAGACCCCGGGAGCAGCCTCGTGA
- a CDS encoding substrate-binding domain-containing protein, with the protein MIRSTNRRVAAAGSLLLSLGLVTACSDGQETTGANASVAPVSGKISITYLQKQGDQEYFIGEAAGAKAKAAELGVDLKVVNLGNDANKTVSEVQSAIAQKTNGIIVVVPDPAVGPQVVQTARDAKIALLTSDDQVCATGPDPAACAKADLVPRVGFSGAQMGAEVGKRAAEEYTKAGWTAADTRIVSAWKQDVTVCGDRVKGAKQAFDAVVPGVQNIDVATDNTPTGAQDKVAAIITANAGVKHWVVWGCNDENVHGGVTALQNAGIGADNVIGIGLGAYLACKDWSGGKPTGMKAALFINGKEVGALAVQSMVDKLRNGKDLPAEQFAPTTMVDAAGWQSAGVTCG; encoded by the coding sequence ATGATCCGAAGCACCAACCGCCGCGTCGCCGCGGCAGGTTCCCTCCTGTTGTCCCTCGGCCTGGTCACGGCCTGTTCCGACGGTCAGGAGACCACCGGCGCCAACGCCTCGGTGGCTCCGGTCAGCGGGAAGATCTCGATCACCTACCTGCAGAAGCAGGGGGACCAGGAGTACTTCATCGGCGAGGCCGCCGGGGCGAAGGCGAAGGCCGCCGAACTCGGCGTCGACCTCAAGGTGGTGAACCTCGGCAACGACGCCAACAAGACGGTCAGCGAGGTCCAGTCCGCCATCGCCCAGAAGACCAACGGCATCATCGTCGTGGTCCCGGACCCGGCCGTCGGGCCGCAGGTCGTGCAGACCGCCAGGGACGCGAAGATCGCCCTGCTCACCTCCGACGACCAGGTCTGCGCCACCGGTCCGGACCCCGCCGCCTGCGCCAAGGCCGATCTGGTGCCGCGGGTCGGCTTCAGCGGGGCGCAGATGGGCGCCGAGGTCGGCAAGCGCGCCGCCGAGGAGTACACCAAGGCCGGCTGGACGGCCGCCGACACCCGGATCGTCTCCGCCTGGAAGCAGGACGTCACCGTCTGCGGGGACCGGGTCAAGGGCGCGAAGCAGGCCTTCGACGCGGTCGTCCCCGGCGTCCAGAACATCGACGTCGCCACCGACAACACCCCCACCGGCGCGCAGGACAAGGTCGCCGCGATCATCACCGCCAACGCCGGCGTCAAGCACTGGGTGGTGTGGGGCTGCAACGACGAGAACGTGCACGGCGGCGTCACCGCGCTCCAGAACGCCGGTATCGGCGCCGACAACGTGATCGGCATCGGCCTCGGCGCCTACCTCGCCTGCAAGGACTGGAGCGGCGGCAAGCCGACCGGGATGAAGGCCGCGCTGTTCATCAACGGCAAGGAGGTCGGCGCGCTCGCGGTCCAGAGCATGGTCGACAAGCTCAGGAACGGCAAGGACCTGCCGGCCGAGCAGTTCGCCCCCACCACCATGGTCGACGCGGCCGGCTGGCAGAGCGCGGGCGTCACCTGTGGGTGA